CCATTTTTCTGGGGTAAAACAGATTATTCCGCAAGTGATAAGAATAATCTTGTTCGATTTCGACGACGCTGAAAATGCTTTTCATCCTACAGTTGATAATGACGTATTATACGAATGGCAACGTAAGAACATTGAAAACTACTTATTAATTCCGGATCTATGGATTCGAGCAGCTTTGCATCTTACGAATTTGACTGCGGGTGACGATCTCTTTGCGCAACCTATAAAGAATTTGATTGTTCAGTTTTTTTCTGACGAGAATTTGACTTTGCCTCCAGGCAAGACATGGAAAAATTTGACGGCAAATATTTTTTCGGTAGTTGACGGAAAAAAGCTCCTATTTGAGAATAAAAACTCACTTTTTCAACGCTTGAGAAATCTTGATCCTCGTCTGGAATTAAAACGTGAGATTCTTGGAAGTATGATGAAACCAGACGAAGTTCATGAAGATATTCATCGTTTTTTTGACAAGCTTGAGCAACAAGTACGACGGCTATCACAAAGAATAGCAATGCTTAAGTAAATTTTACCGAGGTGCCACCATGCCCGATTTGTCCATAACTTTCTGCGGTATCAAATCGCCCAATCCCTTCTGGCTCGCGTCCGCGCCGCCGACGAACAGCGGTTATCAAGTTGCGCGCGCGTTTGATGCAGGTTGGGGCGGCGCTGTTTGGAAAACCATTGGCGAGACCATCGTCAATGTGAGCAGCCGTTATTCCGCGGTGCATTATGCCAATCAAAAAGTGATGGGCTTGAACAACATCGAGCTTATCACTGACCGCTCGCTCGAGGAAAATCTCCGCGAAATTCGCGACATTAAAAAACGTTATCCCAACAACGCGCTCATCGTCTCGCTCATGGTCGAATCAAAACGCGAGGCGTGGCACGAAGTAGTCAAACGCACGGAAGACACCGGCTGCGATGGTCTCGAGCTCAACTTTGGCTGCCCGCACGGCATGAGCGAGCGCGGCATGGGCTCTGCGGTTGGACAAGTTCCCGACTATGCCTGCCAAATCACCGAATGGGTGAAGGAGGTGGCGACCACGCCGGTGATGATCAAACTCACGCCGAACATAACGGATATTCGTTACATCGCGCGCGCGGCGGTGCGCGGCGGCGCAGATGCCTTGTCGATGATCAACACCATCAACTCGATTACGAGCATCGATCTCGACACGTTTGTGCCGCGGCCGGCAGTACGCAATCTCACCTCGCATGGCGGCTATTGCGGCCCAGCGGTGAAGCCCATTGCGCTCAATATGGTGCATTCCGTCGCTGCGGACGCAGAAATGCCGCGGCGCGTGCCGATCAGCGGCATTGGCGGCATTCAGAGTTGGAGCGATGCCACGGAGTTCATGTTGCTGGGCGCGACGAGCGTGCAAGTCTGCACCGCGGTAATGCATTACGGCTTTCGCATCGTGGAAGGCATGATCGAGGGCATGGAAAATTGGATGCGCGAAAAGGGTTTTGCAAAGACGACGGACTTCATCGGCAAGTCTCTCCATCACGTCGCGGATTGGGGCGATCTCGATCTCAACTATGCGATCAAGGCCAACATCAATCAGGAAACGTGCATTCATTGCGGCTTGTGCTACATCGCCTGCGAAGACGGCTGCCACCAGAGCATTCGCATGACGCAGCAAAACGGCTCGAATCACTACGAAGTGATTGAAGAAAAGTGCGTTGGCTGCAACATGTGCAGCATTGTTTGTCCGGTGGAAGGTTGCATCACGATGATCGATCAAACCAACGGCAAGCCGGAGATGTCGTGGAAGCAGTATCAAAAACTCTTAGCGGAAGGCAAGATCGCGCCGATTCAGCCGCCTGTGCATGTGTGAGAGTGAGTGAAGATAGATGATCGTGGATAGTAGATCGAAGATCGAAAATCCCCGCTGCGGCAGCAAAAATATTGGAGTGCAAAACGCAATGAGCAGGGCACGTATTCAAATGACGTTGGAAGTTTTTGAGAGCAGTTGCAAGCCGTTGTTTGCCGTATTGGAAAATATTCCGGTTGAGCAACTGAATTGGAAAGCTGGCCCGGAGTCGCGCAGCATTGGCGAGATTTGCCGGCATCTGGTGCGGGTGGATGCGTGGTTCTTGAAACGCCTCGGCATCACGCCGGTCGTGAGTGACGCAAAATCCGGCACGCGTGAAGAGTTGGCGGAGAACATGCAAAGGATTCAGCAGCAAGTCAAAGAAGTGGTAACTGCATGCGCGAGCGACGAGGAGTTGCACCTCGAACGCACGTCACTCGATGGCAAGGACAAAGAAAAACTCGGTGTGGCAGTGATTCACATGGCGCAGCATTATCTTTATCATCTCGCGCAGATTATTTATCTCCGTCGCGCGCAAGATCGCGAATGGCCCTCGCCGCACAACAACTGGGATGCCGCGACGCACGTTATCGGCGATTATTTGCTTGGCATAAAAAACTGAATGAGGTAATACTATGGCATTGCCAAATGTACAATCGTTGCCGCGGCGACGTTCTTATCGGAAGGAGCATCTTCCAGAATCGGATGGGAGGCCTTTGGCTGAAACTGAC
This region of Cytophagia bacterium CHB2 genomic DNA includes:
- a CDS encoding DinB family protein, which encodes MIVDSRSKIENPRCGSKNIGVQNAMSRARIQMTLEVFESSCKPLFAVLENIPVEQLNWKAGPESRSIGEICRHLVRVDAWFLKRLGITPVVSDAKSGTREELAENMQRIQQQVKEVVTACASDEELHLERTSLDGKDKEKLGVAVIHMAQHYLYHLAQIIYLRRAQDREWPSPHNNWDAATHVIGDYLLGIKN
- the preA gene encoding NAD-dependent dihydropyrimidine dehydrogenase subunit PreA, with product MPDLSITFCGIKSPNPFWLASAPPTNSGYQVARAFDAGWGGAVWKTIGETIVNVSSRYSAVHYANQKVMGLNNIELITDRSLEENLREIRDIKKRYPNNALIVSLMVESKREAWHEVVKRTEDTGCDGLELNFGCPHGMSERGMGSAVGQVPDYACQITEWVKEVATTPVMIKLTPNITDIRYIARAAVRGGADALSMINTINSITSIDLDTFVPRPAVRNLTSHGGYCGPAVKPIALNMVHSVAADAEMPRRVPISGIGGIQSWSDATEFMLLGATSVQVCTAVMHYGFRIVEGMIEGMENWMREKGFAKTTDFIGKSLHHVADWGDLDLNYAIKANINQETCIHCGLCYIACEDGCHQSIRMTQQNGSNHYEVIEEKCVGCNMCSIVCPVEGCITMIDQTNGKPEMSWKQYQKLLAEGKIAPIQPPVHV